From the genome of Danio aesculapii chromosome 16, fDanAes4.1, whole genome shotgun sequence, one region includes:
- the s100w gene encoding S100 calcium binding protein W: MSKLDKAIVSIVEVFEEYAGKDEQKSQLSTAELRDLIKAELKSPEFKDKVDPENIKEVMEELDKNHDGEVNFREFSQCIAGLARGYYKKKHGNDERRGRGRDK, from the exons ATGTCTAAGCTGGATAAAGCCATTGTGAGCATAGTAGAGGTGTTTGAAGAGTATGCAGGAAAGGATGAGCAGAAATCCCAGCTCAGTACTGCTGAACTCAGAGATCTTATTAAAGCCGAACTAAAAAGTCCTGAGTTTAAG GATAAAGTGGATCCAGAGAATATTAAAGAGGTCATGGAGGAACTGGATAAGAACCATGATGGAGAAGTGAACTTCCGTGAATTCAGTCAGTGTATTGCAGGTCTGGCCAGAGGCTACTATAAGAAGAAGCATGGCAATGATGAGCGCAGAGGGAGAGGCAGGGATAAATGA
- the s100a10b gene encoding protein S100-A10b — protein MPSDLERAMETLITVFHRYSGAEGNASTLSRKELKQLMEKELASFLKSQKDPAAVDKIMKDLDANGDGEVNFEEFVSLVVGLSIACEQLYQKQMKAGAKK, from the exons ATGCCATCTGATCTGGAGAGAGCAATGGAGACCCTGATCACGGTGTTTCACCGTTATTCAGGCGCAGAGGGTAACGCATCAACCCTGAGTCGAAAAGAGCTCAAACAGCTGATGGAGAAAGAGCTGGCTAGCTTTCTGAAG AGTCAGAAGGACCCTGCTGCTGTGGACAAGATTATGAAGGATCTGGATGCCAATGGGGATGGAGAGGTGAATTTTGAGGAGTTTGTGTCTCTTGTGGTGGGCCTGTCCATTGCCTGCGAACAGCTCTACCAGAAACAGATGAAAGCAGGAGCCAAGAAGTAA